The sequence CAATTATACTTGTTTTTTAAGATAATTATTTACGtggttaatataaaaaataataatgcgaTATTGTATAATTAGATATGTTTGTAAAACTACTTTATTGTCTCAGAGCATCAAAGTTAAATTCAAATAGAAATGTGTAGAAATGGGTAAAAACTAAAAAGTGGTGTAGAAGTTACTTGAATTGAAATCTAggaacaaaaaagaaagaagaattgaGGGTGATGGTGGTGGAAGAGTGATGGGTGTTGAGTGGGTTTTGGTGTGCCACGGCCTGGTGACTGCTCTGGTTGTTGTCTCCTTCCTCTGCGGCCGCTGGCCAATCTTCGAAGGCACTTTCATCCAACGCATTCACTACTTCCTCACTTTCGGCTTCTACGATTACTTCCTGTCCGTACTCCcaacctctctctttctctcgctTCAACTTTCATTTCATTCTCATTTCAATTTCGATTTCGATGTCTCTGCAGGCGTTTCGTCGGTGCCGTTTTCGGCGCCAAGGGTGCGGATGCAGTTCTCTCCGTCGAAAATTTCTGCTGCGATCGCCCCAATCCTCTTCTTCAGGTTCCGATTTCTATTTGGATTAGTTTTCTCAATTCCATTTCGATCCATCTGCTAATTAATTCGGTTGATTAATGCCAGATCATATATCTCGCCATAATCGGTTCAACATATTATTTCGTTGTAAAATCGTGTTTTGCATATATTCCTGGATACTACTTAGGTGATTTTCACAGGTATTAGTTACATTCTCTGAAGGTCCACAAAATATTTTGCTCTTTATTACTATTTTTAGAGGAAGAGTTTTGTTAGACATCATATTTTATTTTAGGTACACAAGCTTCTTGGCAGTTGCTGTTGGAATTCTGCTCTTTCTTTTGACCAGCTTTTCTGATCCAGGGACAGTGAAGGCTCAGAATGTTTCTCACTATCTTTCTGCTTATCCTTATGATAACATTATTTATGAAGAGAAGGAGTGTTCCACTTGCAAAATTCTCAAGTGAGTTTGTTAGCCGGAAACTATCAAATTTTCTTGAGATTTTGGTCTTGGCTAAATCCAAAGTAAAATGGCTTTGAATATTGTAATTTGCAGACCTGCTAGGTCAAAACACTGCAGCATTTGTGATCGATGTGTTGCACGCTTCGATCATCATTGTGGATGGATGGTtagcatattaaaaaaaatatttgtttgtgTTGATCCTTGTAACATGGTGAGTTTTCTGTGAGGTGCATGAGTGTGTTTTAGTTGTGGAAATGTAGTCTTACATGAGAATATATATATTAACATGCACTTGccagtatgctattttggtggtATAAAGTCTCTTACTTGCTAATTTCCACTCTTTAATGGTAATACAGATATAGTGGCTAATATAAGCTTTACCATACATATGCACTAAATTCTAgatattctttaatttttattccaTTCGTGTACTTGATTCTTTCATGTCTTGTAGGCATTTCCTTTTGTGCATGTATGGCACAGTTGCCATTGGGTTGGTTCTTGCTGGAAGACTAAAAGAATTAAAAGTTGTCTATATTCTAACTGGTAATATAGATTTCCTAGTACTATCTATGTATTTTAAAGTTGAGTTGTTTCTTATGCCAAATTTGAGACTTATGTGGTTATGCCCTTGTTTTGACTTTCCAGTTTATTATGGAGTAGAAAATTCTTTTTTGGATTTAGCTCCTCATGTTGTACAGGTGAGGGTTTACTTTATCTTTCtgtgtaattgttgattgttatgtATGTCTATTTTCATTCCTTATTTTCCATTTAGTAGTTAATGGTGGTTTATTATTATACAGTGGTTATTGGGATCGTACAACACTCAGATACTGCTTATggttttccttgcaattgttgcaATGCTGTTGGCTGGTTTCTTTGGTTACCATGCAAAGCTTTGCCTTAGCAACACTACCACTAATGAGGTACTACATATGACCTTGAAATAATCTTATAAGTAAATTTGTACTAAATTACAAGGTGCCAGGAAACATGCAAGGAAACTTTTTATTTCATCACCTGAAAACAAAAGTTGCTGTATTGTAGAGATTGATTGCTATTccattgaatagtttagctaaagatgtctaaatatcatataattGTTATGTCAAAagaagctagaatgagtatctgaTTAAGTTGTCCTGAATGCGGATAATGTATATTAACTGTGATATATGATATGTAATTGATACATTTACATTGATTCACAATTCCAGTACCATTGGTATGTGAAACTAAAGGTTTCTTTGTGGTCACAGACCTACAAGTGGCAAGACTACATGGACTGGCAAAGGAAGCTCAAAGAAGCACAGGCTAGTGCCGAAGCCCTAAAACAAAGCATCAATGGAATGACCAGTGAAAAGCGACCTGTGGTAAGCAAATGGAGATCTTTCTTCCGAAGATCACCTCTTGAAGATGTGGTAGTTGTTAAGAATAATATTTACGATAAAGGATTCATTAACAATATCTGGGAGGTTATTTCGCCTCTCTCAACGAGGCGAACACTGACCCAAACCAAATTGAAGTCCAGCTGAGTACACTCTTAACATACGTCGTTTCTTAGTTATTGAAGACCTTGATAGTTAGGTTGCACATAAATTGAGTTGGTAGCCTGTTTATACGGCTGTTTAGCCTAATAAATCGTCGTGAAAAGTGAAAACCATAATGCTATGTTATTCCTGTTGAGGAGTCAGTGAAG is a genomic window of Arachis ipaensis cultivar K30076 chromosome B06, Araip1.1, whole genome shotgun sequence containing:
- the LOC107646485 gene encoding probable protein S-acyltransferase 17, with amino-acid sequence MGVEWVLVCHGLVTALVVVSFLCGRWPIFEGTFIQRIHYFLTFGFYDYFLRFVGAVFGAKGADAVLSVENFCCDRPNPLLQIIYLAIIGSTYYFVVKSCFAYIPGYYLGDFHRYTSFLAVAVGILLFLLTSFSDPGTVKAQNVSHYLSAYPYDNIIYEEKECSTCKILKPARSKHCSICDRCVARFDHHCGWMVSILKKIFVCVDPCNMIFFNFYSIRVLDSFMSCRHFLLCMYGTVAIGLVLAGRLKELKVVYILTVYYGVENSFLDLAPHVVQWLLGSYNTQILLMVFLAIVAMLLAGFFGYHAKLCLSNTTTNETYKWQDYMDWQRKLKEAQASAEALKQSINGMTSEKRPVVSKWRSFFRRSPLEDVVVVKNNIYDKGFINNIWEVISPLSTRRTLTQTKLKSS